The genomic region CGGCCTGCGCCATGGTGGTTAATTCATCAACTTCCTGAAGGATATTTCGCGCCCGCGAGACGACCTCTTCACCGAGTGGAGTCATCAGGACCTGACGCTTGTTGCGTTCGACCAGTTGGGCACCCAGAAGGTTCTCAAGCTCGCTGATCGCAGCCGACAAACTTGGCTGCGTAATGAAGCAAGTCTCTGCAGCGCGGCCAAAATGTCCGGTTTCGGACAGCGCAACAAGGTATTTGAGCTGCTTGATGCTTGGTTGGGCAGCCATAAATTTTTCCTATCAAGAATCCAAGTTTTATCTATTTGTCTTAGGTAATGCATTTCTCTACAAATCGCTAGCAAGCAGTGCATTTTTTGCAACTGCACACAAAAGTTTTTGCGGCCTGTCGGGGGCCGCTTGTTGTTTTTACAAACTGGGTTAGGAGTAACCATAATGCTTACCGTTGGTGATACGCTTCCAGAATTCAATCTTACCGGCGTTTCGGGCAAAACCCCGGACAGCTTCGCACCGGTTACCGACAAGTCCTATGAAGGCAAATGGAAGATCCTGTTCTTCTGGCCGAAAGACTTCACCTTTGTTTGCCCGACCGAGATCGTTGGTTACGGCGAACTGAATGGTGACTTCGAAGACCGTGACGCGGTTCTTCTGGGTTGCTCGACCGACACCGACTTCGTGCACGCTGCATGGCGTACCCACCACGAAGACCTGGGCGACAGCCCGTTCGTATGGCTGGCTGACGAGAAAAAAGAATTCTCGACCGCCCTTGGTGTTCTGGCGAAAGACGCCGGTGTTGCACTCCGCGCAACCTTCATCATCGACCCGGACAACATCATCCGTCACGTACAGGTCAACGACCTGAACGTTGGTCGTAACCCGCAGGAAGCGCTTCGTATTCTCGACGCCCTGCAGACCGACGAACTTTGCCCGTGCAACTGGAACCAGGGCGACGAAACCCTGTAAGTCCAGTCCGGACCTAGTCTATGGGATCGGGCCCTGGCCCGGTCCCGCCTTTCAGCCTGTGACTTTCGCCGACTTGCGCATCGTGCGCCCGACCAAGTGCGGCACTGCCACGGCTGATAATCCCCCCATTCGTTATTGAATTACGCGTTTATCGTTTCAGACAGCTTCAGAGGATTTTTTCCATGACGTCGATCGTTGAAATCAAGGACTCCATGCCGGCCTATGCCAAGGACCTTAAGCTGAACCTTTCGAGCATGGCCAACAATCCGGGCATGACCGACCAGCAGGTTTATGGCACCGCCCTTGCGTGTGCCTTTGCATCGCGCAATGCCAAACTGACCAAGGCCGTTGCCGCAGAAGCAAAAGAAAAACTGACGCCAGAAGCGATTGAAGCGGCCAAGGGTGCGGCGGCCATCATGGGCATGAACAACATCTATTACCGGTTCAACCACCTGGTATCGGATGAAGAATACAGCACCATGCCAGCCCGCCTGCGCATGAACATCATCGGCAAGCCGGGCATTGATAAGGCCGACTTCGAATTGTTTTCGATCGCGGTTTCGGCGATCAATGGATGCGGCATGTGCATCGACAGCCATGACAAGGTGCTGAAGAACGCTGGCGTTAAAAAGGAAACTATCCAGAACGCCATCCGCATCGCATCGGTTATCCATGCGGTTGCTGTCGTGATTGATGCCGAGGATGCGTTGGCTGACTAACCGCCAAACATTTGCCATGAAGACAAAAAAAAGAGGGTGTCATTACGACGCCCTCTTTCAGTTTGTGTCCGGCAAGGACAGTTTATTTGGCTTTGCGTCTGTTGCGCAGGCCGACGATGACAGGCAGTGCGACAATCAACACAGCCATCACATACAGACCAATGCTTTCCCAGCTTGAGACCAGGATCGACCAGTCCCCGCGCGAGATCGAAAGTGCACGGCGCAGGTTGTCTTCAAACAGGTGACCCAGCACGAAGCCCAGAATGATCGGAGCCAGCGAGAATTCCAGTTTGCGCAAGACCCAGCCGAAAATCCCGAATGCGATGATCAGGAACAGATCAAACGGGTTACCAACCACAGAATAGACGCCGATGAAGGCCAGAACCGCAATCAGCGGGCTGAGATATTTCTGCGGAATGGTCAGCATTCTGGCAAACAGACCAACCAGCGGCAGGTTGATCACCAAAAGCGCCAGGTTGCCGATATACATTGATGCAATCAGGCCCCAGGCGATTTCAGGGCGCTGTTCAAACATCAGCGGGCCGGGGGTGACGTTAAACAACATCAACGCACCGAGCAGAATAGCCGTCGTGCCCGACCCCGGAATACCAAGCGTCAGCATCGGGACCATCGCGCCACCGGCCGCGGCATTGTTGCCAGATTCAGGTGCGGCCAGACCCCGCGGATCACCGGTACCGAATTTCTTGCGGTCTTCACCGGCCATACGCATTTCGGTGCCATAGGTCACAGCCGACGCAACAGATGCGCCAACACCGGGCAAAACGCCGATGACAAATCCGATGATCGAGGAACGCAACATGGTCCAGCGGATCTGCATCAGGTCTTTCCAGCTGACAAAGCTTTTGCCGATCGGAAGCAGCTTCAATTTGCCGGAAACCTGTTGTTCAACAAGGTGGATCAACTCCGCCATGCCAAAGAAACCGATCACGACAACAAGGAAGTCAAAGCCGGCAAGGATATCGGGAATGCCGCCGGTATAGCGCGCGACACCGGTATTGGCATCAATGCCGACGGTCGCCAGCATCAAACCGATTGCCGCCCCCATCAGGGTTTTGACCTGGTTCTTGCCAACCAGCGAGGACAGGCTTGCGAAGGCAAAGACCATCAACGCGACATAGTCGGCCGGCGTAAAGGTCAGTGCGAATTTGGCGAGGAACGGGCCAAACAACGACATCAAGATCACGGCAACGGTGCCACCGACAAACGACGCAATAGCCGAAATAGACAGCGCACGTCCGGCTTCACCACGTTTGGCCATCGGGTTGCCATCAAGCGTTGTCATGACAGCACCCGCATCGCCGGGCACATTCAAAAGAATCGACGAAATGCGCCCGCCATATTCCGCGCCATAATAGATGCCTGCAAGCAGGATCAGGGCCGATTCAGGTGGAAGGCCCAGGCTATAGGCGATGGGCAGCAGAATGGCGACACCGTTGATCGGACCAATACCGGGCAGCGCACCAATCAGCGTTCCGGCAAAACAGCCGATCAGGACGAGCAACAGGTTCAAAGGCATCAATGCGACGCCAAAGCCGCCGCTTAGGCCACTTAGAACTTCATTCATTGGGATAAACTCACAAAAGCGGTGCCAGCAGACCTTCTGGCAGGTTCAGGCCCAGCAAATAGTCACAAATGCCATATCCGAAGATGCCGGTTGCACATCCAAAGGCGACGGCATGCAGACGGTTTGCACCCAGCATGACCGACAGCAGGCAGCAAAACAGCGCGGTCGAAATCACAAAACCGAGTGGTTGGTACAGTTCTGCGTAGCCTGCGAGCATCACAACCAGCATCAGCAAGCGAAACCAAACACTGCGACCCAGCGCAAACTGGATGTGATCCGGGCGCACAAGGACGTAAAGGCTGCACAGTAGGAAGACAACAGCCAGCACTTGCGGCCATGTTTCAGGTCCAAGCGGGTCATACTGGAAAGGGGCCTTGATCACGAAAAAGGCGACATAGGTATAAATGCCGCCAGCGATCAGGGCGAACAGGGCAAAGAGGCGATCAGCCATCGGAGATCTCCGGCCTAGGGAACGCTAGAAAAACTGAAGGTCCCCCGTTCGGAAACGGGGGACCGACATGTTTGGTGATTACTGGATCAGGCCAGCTTCTTTTGCGATTTCGCGAAGCTTCTTGATGCGTTCCTTGACGTTGTCATCAAGGTCCTTGCCCGCAATGTTGAGCGGCAGCAAGCCTTTGTCTTTCTGGATTTTAGCGAACTCTTCGGTGCCATAGGCCTCTTTGAAAGCTGCTACCCATTTGTCATAGGCTTCGTCATCGACGTTTTTACCCATGTAGAAACCACGCATGATGGTCCATTCCGCGTCGTAGCCAAGTTCCTTGGTGGTCGGAATGTCTGCGAACGGCTCGTCGAGGCGTTCCGGAGACATGACAGCGAGAACACGCAGCTCGCCGGTGCCAAGATGTGCGGTCATTTCACCGATATCACCGGTATAGACATCGATGCTGCCGCCCAGAAGACCGGTCAGGGCATCGCCGCCGCCATCATAGGCGACATAGATCATTTTGCGCGGATCACGATCGACAGATTTAAGAAGCAGGGCTGCTTTCATCCAGTCTTGCGAACCAACGGAACCACCGGCGCCAATTGCCAGGCTGCCTTCGTCTTCCTTGATCTTGTTCATCAGATCATCAAGGGTTTTGTATTCGCTGTCTGCACGGACAATGACCGCACCGAAATCAGCACCAACAGTAGCAAGAAAACGAACGTCGTTTTCAGTCCACTCACCGTATTTGCCGGTCGCAATATTCAGAAGTGAACCCGACGAGAATGCAACGATGGCATTGGGATCATCAGTACGGGTGGTGTTGAAAAGGGTGATGGCAACCGCACCAATGCCGCCCGGCATAAAGGTCACCTGCATCGGGTCACCCAACTTGTCACCGACGCCAGCCTGGGCAACACGGCAAGTCAGGTCAAAACCGCCACCCGGTTTAGCCGGGGCAATGCATTCGGGTTTTTCAATGTCTGCGGCATGCGCGGTGCCAAAAAGGCAACCGGCCATGACAACGGAAGCTGCGAACAGCTTTTTCATAGTTGTATCCTCCCATTGGATTATTCTTTACGCGCATCAATGTTCGATCCGCATATCTGCTATACGCCACGAGACTGACATTGCCTTGACGGTATGCTGACGGGAGGCTGACTCCTTCCTGACTTGAAGCTGACATCGAGTGTAACAAATTGTAAGAAACCCAAAGCACGCCTAATATCCGGCCATGCGTATTCTTTTGATTGAAGATAATGAAACATTGGCGGAAACGATCATGGATCGTTTGCACGCGGATGGTCATGCCATCGATTGCGAGCATGATGGCGAGCTTGCAAATGATTTGCTGCGTCACAAGCAGTTCGATCTTGTTCTGATGGATGTCAATCTGCCGGGCCGTAGCGGGTTTGAAATTTTACGGTCAATGCGCGCCCGCGGGGATGCCACCCCGGTCCTGATCCTGACAGCGCGGTCGGAAATCGATGACCGCTTGATCGGGCTTGATGGCGGTGCAGATGATTACATCGTCAAGCCGGTCGATCTGCGTGAACTTGCGGCACGCTGCCGCGCCCTTATCCGCCGTCGAAGCGGGGCGGCATCCAATGAATTTCGCGCCGGAAACCTTGTGTTTGATCGGGCATCAAAAGTCGCAACGATTGACGGTCGCGATATTGAATTGCGTAACCGCGAAGTACAGCTGCTTGAAATCTTTATCGGCAATCTGCAACGGGTTCTGACCAAG from Thalassospira indica harbors:
- a CDS encoding peroxiredoxin, which encodes MLTVGDTLPEFNLTGVSGKTPDSFAPVTDKSYEGKWKILFFWPKDFTFVCPTEIVGYGELNGDFEDRDAVLLGCSTDTDFVHAAWRTHHEDLGDSPFVWLADEKKEFSTALGVLAKDAGVALRATFIIDPDNIIRHVQVNDLNVGRNPQEALRILDALQTDELCPCNWNQGDETL
- a CDS encoding carboxymuconolactone decarboxylase family protein, coding for MTSIVEIKDSMPAYAKDLKLNLSSMANNPGMTDQQVYGTALACAFASRNAKLTKAVAAEAKEKLTPEAIEAAKGAAAIMGMNNIYYRFNHLVSDEEYSTMPARLRMNIIGKPGIDKADFELFSIAVSAINGCGMCIDSHDKVLKNAGVKKETIQNAIRIASVIHAVAVVIDAEDALAD
- a CDS encoding tripartite tricarboxylate transporter permease, giving the protein MNEVLSGLSGGFGVALMPLNLLLVLIGCFAGTLIGALPGIGPINGVAILLPIAYSLGLPPESALILLAGIYYGAEYGGRISSILLNVPGDAGAVMTTLDGNPMAKRGEAGRALSISAIASFVGGTVAVILMSLFGPFLAKFALTFTPADYVALMVFAFASLSSLVGKNQVKTLMGAAIGLMLATVGIDANTGVARYTGGIPDILAGFDFLVVVIGFFGMAELIHLVEQQVSGKLKLLPIGKSFVSWKDLMQIRWTMLRSSIIGFVIGVLPGVGASVASAVTYGTEMRMAGEDRKKFGTGDPRGLAAPESGNNAAAGGAMVPMLTLGIPGSGTTAILLGALMLFNVTPGPLMFEQRPEIAWGLIASMYIGNLALLVINLPLVGLFARMLTIPQKYLSPLIAVLAFIGVYSVVGNPFDLFLIIAFGIFGWVLRKLEFSLAPIILGFVLGHLFEDNLRRALSISRGDWSILVSSWESIGLYVMAVLIVALPVIVGLRNRRKAK
- a CDS encoding tripartite tricarboxylate transporter TctB family protein, whose translation is MADRLFALFALIAGGIYTYVAFFVIKAPFQYDPLGPETWPQVLAVVFLLCSLYVLVRPDHIQFALGRSVWFRLLMLVVMLAGYAELYQPLGFVISTALFCCLLSVMLGANRLHAVAFGCATGIFGYGICDYLLGLNLPEGLLAPLL
- a CDS encoding Bug family tripartite tricarboxylate transporter substrate binding protein, which encodes MKKLFAASVVMAGCLFGTAHAADIEKPECIAPAKPGGGFDLTCRVAQAGVGDKLGDPMQVTFMPGGIGAVAITLFNTTRTDDPNAIVAFSSGSLLNIATGKYGEWTENDVRFLATVGADFGAVIVRADSEYKTLDDLMNKIKEDEGSLAIGAGGSVGSQDWMKAALLLKSVDRDPRKMIYVAYDGGGDALTGLLGGSIDVYTGDIGEMTAHLGTGELRVLAVMSPERLDEPFADIPTTKELGYDAEWTIMRGFYMGKNVDDEAYDKWVAAFKEAYGTEEFAKIQKDKGLLPLNIAGKDLDDNVKERIKKLREIAKEAGLIQ
- a CDS encoding response regulator transcription factor, with amino-acid sequence MRILLIEDNETLAETIMDRLHADGHAIDCEHDGELANDLLRHKQFDLVLMDVNLPGRSGFEILRSMRARGDATPVLILTARSEIDDRLIGLDGGADDYIVKPVDLRELAARCRALIRRRSGAASNEFRAGNLVFDRASKVATIDGRDIELRNREVQLLEIFIGNLQRVLTKEDLADKVYSFDEAPSMNAVEQMVTRLRKKLSGGPIILKTIRGLGYIAHIADE